From a region of the Sphaerodactylus townsendi isolate TG3544 linkage group LG16, MPM_Stown_v2.3, whole genome shotgun sequence genome:
- the MASP2 gene encoding mannan-binding lectin serine protease 2 isoform X2, which produces MIRICLFLAFCHVVFSDIVQLQKMYGRIASPDFPNIYPNSKERTWNITVPDGYTIRIYFTHFNVELSYQCEYDYVKMQSGGKVLATLCGHESTDTEEAPGDKTFHSFDNNLAVTFRSDYSNEKGFTGFEAFYAAEDIDECQQPISSEPACDHHCHNYLGGFYCSCEIGYVLHRNKRTCTA; this is translated from the exons ATGATAAG GATTTGTCTTTTCTTGGCATTTTGCCATGTGGTGTTCAGTGACATCGTCCAACTACAGAAGATGTATGGGAGGATTGCATCTCCTGATTTTCCAAACATCTACCCCAACAGCAAGGAGAGGACATGGAACATCACCGTGCCCGACGGTTACACCATTCGCATCTACTTTACCCACTTCAACGTCGAGTTGTCTTACCAGTGTGAATATGACTACGTGAAG ATGCAGTCTGGAGGGAAGGTCTTGGCTACCCTGTGTGGTCATGAGAGCACAGACACAGAGGAAGCCCCAGGAGACAAGACGTTCCACTCGTTTGACAACAACCTCGCAGTGACCTTCCGATCGGACTACTCAAATGAGAAGGGGTTCACTGGCTTTGAGGCTTTCTACGCTGCTGAAG ATATTGACGAGTGTCAACAGCCAATCAGCAGTGAGCCAGCTTGCGATCATCATTGCCACAATTACCTGGGTGGTTTTTATTGCAGCTGTGAAATTGGCTACGTGCTGCACAGAAACAAGAGAACCTGCACAG CATGA
- the MASP2 gene encoding mannan-binding lectin serine protease 2 isoform X1: MIRICLFLAFCHVVFSDIVQLQKMYGRIASPDFPNIYPNSKERTWNITVPDGYTIRIYFTHFNVELSYQCEYDYVKMQSGGKVLATLCGHESTDTEEAPGDKTFHSFDNNLAVTFRSDYSNEKGFTGFEAFYAAEDIDECQQPISSEPACDHHCHNYLGGFYCSCEIGYVLHRNKRTCTAGCLKKVLTARSGEFSSPNYPNPYPKLSQCSYSIQVEEGFMVVLEFVENFEVETHPEVPCPYDILKIKTPKEEYGPFCGDSLPPVTETHSHMVDVQFTTDQSGVHAGWKIKYTTRALPCPILQAPPHGQIHPIQEEYIMKDSYSLSCDVGYTILENELIVESFTATCQKDGSWNKPMAQCTIVDCGPPEDTANGIVAYVTQAAVNFYQAEIEYHCENSFYELKAGSSGHYWCAHDGYWRDSNGKRAPPLCEPVCGVQYAKPLRRIYGGKRAKHGQFPWQVLIVDRQGVTGGGALLYDNWILTAAHVITNPADASSLTLKMGLVNKRATHHQQAEAESVFVHEGYVNDGINFNHDIALIKLMHPVPINANVTPICLPGKESRFHVNRSDTGSVAGWGKTEKERPSLFLLYTELDVIDPEKCRAAYENKSVDGKSLVLTENMFCAGYDQGGKDSCSGDSGGALAFFDSQSRRWYAGGIVSWGVECGSAQLYGVYTKVANYISWIENIIVHNS, from the exons ATGATAAG GATTTGTCTTTTCTTGGCATTTTGCCATGTGGTGTTCAGTGACATCGTCCAACTACAGAAGATGTATGGGAGGATTGCATCTCCTGATTTTCCAAACATCTACCCCAACAGCAAGGAGAGGACATGGAACATCACCGTGCCCGACGGTTACACCATTCGCATCTACTTTACCCACTTCAACGTCGAGTTGTCTTACCAGTGTGAATATGACTACGTGAAG ATGCAGTCTGGAGGGAAGGTCTTGGCTACCCTGTGTGGTCATGAGAGCACAGACACAGAGGAAGCCCCAGGAGACAAGACGTTCCACTCGTTTGACAACAACCTCGCAGTGACCTTCCGATCGGACTACTCAAATGAGAAGGGGTTCACTGGCTTTGAGGCTTTCTACGCTGCTGAAG ATATTGACGAGTGTCAACAGCCAATCAGCAGTGAGCCAGCTTGCGATCATCATTGCCACAATTACCTGGGTGGTTTTTATTGCAGCTGTGAAATTGGCTACGTGCTGCACAGAAACAAGAGAACCTGCACAG CTGGCTGTCTAAAAAAGGTACTGACAGCAAGATCTGGAGAATTCTCCAGCCCAAATTACCCCAACCCGTATCCCAAACTCTCACAGTGCAGTTACAGCATTCAAGTGGAAGAAGGCTTCATGGTCGTGCTGGAATTTGTGGAGAACTTTGAAGTGGAAACCCATCCAGAAGTGCCATGCCCCTACGACATCCTCAAG aTTAAGACACCCAAGGAAGAATATGGCCCGTTCTGTGGGGACAGTCTCCCGCCAGTCACTGAAACACACAGCCACATGGTGGATGTCCAGTTCACCACAGATCAGTCTGGAGTTCATGCTGGATGGAAAATCAAATACACAACTAGAG CTTTGCCGTGTCCCATCCTTCAAGCGCCACCCCATGGACAGATCCATCCAATACAAGAAGAATATATCATGAAAGATTCCTATAGTCTTTCTTGCGATGTTGGCTATACAATCTTGGAA aatGAGCTGATTGTGGAATCCTTCACAGCGACATGTCAGAAGGACGGATCCTGGAACAAGCCAATGGCTCAGTGTACCA TTGTTGACTGTGGGCCACCAGAGGACACAGCCAATGGGATAGTTGCGTATGTCACACAAGCAGCTGTCAACTTTTACCAAGCAGAAATTGAATATCATTGCGAGAATTCCTTCTATGAGCTAAAAGCAGGAAGTTCTG GTCACTACTGGTGTGCCCATGATGGCTACTGGAGAGATTCCAATGGAAAGCGAGCACCTCCTCTCTGTGAGCCAG TCTGTGGTGTCCAATATGCAAAACCTCTGAGACGCATATATGGTGGAAAGAGGGCAAAACATGGGCAGTTCCCATGGCAAGTTCTGATTGTCGACAGACAAGGAGTAACAGGAGGTGGAGCTCTTTTGTACGATAACTGGATTTTAACAGCCGCGCACGTCATTACCAATCCAGCAGATGCATCCTCCCTGACTCTGAAAATGGGTTTGGTGAACAAACGAGCTACTCATCACCAGCAAGCGGAGGCAGAATCCGTTTTTGTTCATGAAGGATATGTGAATGACGGCATCAACTTCAACCATGACATTGCTCTGATCAAACTGATGCACCCAGTTCCCATTAACGCAAACGTCACTCCCATTTGCTTGCCAGGAAAGGAAAGTAGATTCCATGTCAACAGAAGTGATACTGGATCAGTGGCTGGCTGGggaaaaacagagaaggaaaggcCTTCCCTTTTTCTGCTGTACACAGAGCTAGATGTTATTGATCCGGAGAAGTGCAGAGCAGCATATGAAAACAAGAGTGTTGACGGAAAGTCACTCGTATTGACGGAAAACATGTTTTGTGCTGGCTATGACCAAGGGGGAAAAGATTCTTGCAGTGGAGACAGTGGTGGGGCATTAGCCTTTTTTGATTCTCAGAGCAGGAGATGGTATGCGGGTGGCATCGTCTCTTGGGGTGTGGAATGTGGATCTGCACAACTATATGGCGTGTACACTAAAGTGGCCAACTACATCTCGTGGATTGAAAACATAATTGTACATAATTCTTGA
- the LOC125445617 gene encoding TAR DNA-binding protein 43 isoform X3, giving the protein MSEYIRVTEDENEEPIEIPSEDDGTVLLSTVTAQFPGACGLRYRNPVSQCMRGVRLVEGILHAPDNGWGNLVYVVNYPKDNKRKMDETDASSAVKVKRAVQKTSDLIVLGLPWKTTEQDLKEYFSTFGEVLMVQVKKDIKTGHSKGFGFVRFTDYETQVKVMSQRHMIDGRWCDCKLPNSKQSPDEPLRSRKVFVGRCTDDMTADELRSFFSQYGEVVDVFIPKPFRAFAFVTFADDQVAQSLCGEDLIIKGISVHISNAEPKHNSSRQLERGGRFGVRYEDLI; this is encoded by the exons ATGTCGGAATACATCAGGGTTACCGAGGATGAGAATGAAGAACCCATTGAGATCCCCTCAGAGGATGATGGGACTGTGTTGCTATCTACGGTCACCGCTCAGTTTCCTGGGGCTTGTGGCCTGCGCTACAGAAATCCTGTGTCTCAGTGTATGAGAGGAGTCCGATTAGTGGAAGGAATTCTGCATGCACCAGATAATGGCTGGGGAAATCTGGTTTATGTTGTTAATTATCCCAAAG ACAATAAGCGGAAAATGGATGAAACAGATGCCTCATCGGCTGTGAAAGTGAAGCGAGCAGTGCAGAAAACGTCTGATCTCATCGTTTTGGGACTGCCGTGGAAGACAACTGAACAGGATCTAAAAGAATATTTCAGCACATTTGGAGAGGTTCTCATGGTGCAG GTTAAGAAGGATATAAAAACTGGCCATTCAAAGGGTTTCGGGTTTGTACGATTTACGGATTATGAAACCCAGGTGAAAGTCATGTCTCAGCGACACATGATAGATGGCAGATGGTGTGACTGCAAACTTCCAAACTCTAAG CAAAGTCCAGATGAACCTTTGCGTAGCAGGAAGGTGTTTGTTGGGCGTTGCACAGATGACATGACAGCAGATGAGCTTCGTTCGTTTTTTTCACAATATGGAGAAGTGGTTGATGTCTTCATCCCCAAACCATTCAGAGCATTTGCCTTCGTTACGTTTGCTGATGATCAG GTTGCCCAGTCCCTTTGTGGCGAGGACTTGATCATAAAAGGAATCAGCGTCCATATATCCAATGCTGAACCTAAGCATAATAGCAGTAGACAACTAGAAAGAGGTGGAAGATTTGGTG TACGGTATGAAGACCTCATTTAA
- the LOC125445617 gene encoding TAR DNA-binding protein 43 isoform X2: MSEYIRVTEDENEEPIEIPSEDDGTVLLSTVTAQFPGACGLRYRNPVSQCMRGVRLVEGILHAPDNGWGNLVYVVNYPKDNKRKMDETDASSAVKVKRAVQKTSDLIVLGLPWKTTEQDLKEYFSTFGEVLMVQVKKDIKTGHSKGFGFVRFTDYETQVKVMSQRHMIDGRWCDCKLPNSKQSPDEPLRSRKVFVGRCTDDMTADELRSFFSQYGEVVDVFIPKPFRAFAFVTFADDQVAQSLCGEDLIIKGISVHISNAEPKHNSSRQLERGGRFGECNVGVGFFSF, encoded by the exons ATGTCGGAATACATCAGGGTTACCGAGGATGAGAATGAAGAACCCATTGAGATCCCCTCAGAGGATGATGGGACTGTGTTGCTATCTACGGTCACCGCTCAGTTTCCTGGGGCTTGTGGCCTGCGCTACAGAAATCCTGTGTCTCAGTGTATGAGAGGAGTCCGATTAGTGGAAGGAATTCTGCATGCACCAGATAATGGCTGGGGAAATCTGGTTTATGTTGTTAATTATCCCAAAG ACAATAAGCGGAAAATGGATGAAACAGATGCCTCATCGGCTGTGAAAGTGAAGCGAGCAGTGCAGAAAACGTCTGATCTCATCGTTTTGGGACTGCCGTGGAAGACAACTGAACAGGATCTAAAAGAATATTTCAGCACATTTGGAGAGGTTCTCATGGTGCAG GTTAAGAAGGATATAAAAACTGGCCATTCAAAGGGTTTCGGGTTTGTACGATTTACGGATTATGAAACCCAGGTGAAAGTCATGTCTCAGCGACACATGATAGATGGCAGATGGTGTGACTGCAAACTTCCAAACTCTAAG CAAAGTCCAGATGAACCTTTGCGTAGCAGGAAGGTGTTTGTTGGGCGTTGCACAGATGACATGACAGCAGATGAGCTTCGTTCGTTTTTTTCACAATATGGAGAAGTGGTTGATGTCTTCATCCCCAAACCATTCAGAGCATTTGCCTTCGTTACGTTTGCTGATGATCAG GTTGCCCAGTCCCTTTGTGGCGAGGACTTGATCATAAAAGGAATCAGCGTCCATATATCCAATGCTGAACCTAAGCATAATAGCAGTAGACAACTAGAAAGAGGTGGAAGATTTGGTG AATGCAATGTTGGTGTcggctttttttccttttaa
- the LOC125445617 gene encoding TAR DNA-binding protein 43 isoform X1 — translation MSEYIRVTEDENEEPIEIPSEDDGTVLLSTVTAQFPGACGLRYRNPVSQCMRGVRLVEGILHAPDNGWGNLVYVVNYPKDNKRKMDETDASSAVKVKRAVQKTSDLIVLGLPWKTTEQDLKEYFSTFGEVLMVQVKKDIKTGHSKGFGFVRFTDYETQVKVMSQRHMIDGRWCDCKLPNSKQSPDEPLRSRKVFVGRCTDDMTADELRSFFSQYGEVVDVFIPKPFRAFAFVTFADDQVAQSLCGEDLIIKGISVHISNAEPKHNSSRQLERGGRFGGNPGGFGNQGGFPNRGGGGGGGGLGNNQGSNMGGGMNFGAFSINPAMMAAAQAALQSSWGMMGMLASQQSQSGPSGNSQPQGNMQREQNPGFSSGSNSYGGSNSGAAIGWGSSNAGSSSGFNGGFGSSMDSKSSGWGM, via the exons ATGTCGGAATACATCAGGGTTACCGAGGATGAGAATGAAGAACCCATTGAGATCCCCTCAGAGGATGATGGGACTGTGTTGCTATCTACGGTCACCGCTCAGTTTCCTGGGGCTTGTGGCCTGCGCTACAGAAATCCTGTGTCTCAGTGTATGAGAGGAGTCCGATTAGTGGAAGGAATTCTGCATGCACCAGATAATGGCTGGGGAAATCTGGTTTATGTTGTTAATTATCCCAAAG ACAATAAGCGGAAAATGGATGAAACAGATGCCTCATCGGCTGTGAAAGTGAAGCGAGCAGTGCAGAAAACGTCTGATCTCATCGTTTTGGGACTGCCGTGGAAGACAACTGAACAGGATCTAAAAGAATATTTCAGCACATTTGGAGAGGTTCTCATGGTGCAG GTTAAGAAGGATATAAAAACTGGCCATTCAAAGGGTTTCGGGTTTGTACGATTTACGGATTATGAAACCCAGGTGAAAGTCATGTCTCAGCGACACATGATAGATGGCAGATGGTGTGACTGCAAACTTCCAAACTCTAAG CAAAGTCCAGATGAACCTTTGCGTAGCAGGAAGGTGTTTGTTGGGCGTTGCACAGATGACATGACAGCAGATGAGCTTCGTTCGTTTTTTTCACAATATGGAGAAGTGGTTGATGTCTTCATCCCCAAACCATTCAGAGCATTTGCCTTCGTTACGTTTGCTGATGATCAG GTTGCCCAGTCCCTTTGTGGCGAGGACTTGATCATAAAAGGAATCAGCGTCCATATATCCAATGCTGAACCTAAGCATAATAGCAGTAGACAACTAGAAAGAGGTGGAAGATTTGGTGGTAATCCAGGAGGCTTTGGGAATCAGGGTGGATTTCCTAACAGGGGGGGaggcggtggaggaggagggttgggaaATAACCAGGGCAGTAACATGGGGGGTGGAATGAATTTTGGAGCCTTTAGCATCAACCCTGCCATGATGGCGGCAGCTCAGGCAGCGCTCCAGAGCAGCTGGGGGATGATGGGCATGCTAGCGAGTCAGCAGAGCCAGTCTGGGCCGTCTGGGAACAGCCAGCCGCAAGGCAACATGCAGAGGGAGCAGAACCCAGGCTTCAGTTCAGGGAGTAATTCCTACGGAGGCTCAAACTCTGGTGCAGCAATTGGGTGGGGCTCGTCCAATGCAGGCTCTAGCAGTGGCTTTAATGGAGGTTTTGGCTCGAGCATGGATTCCAAATCATCTGGCTGGGGAATGTAG